From a single Brassica napus cultivar Da-Ae chromosome C9, Da-Ae, whole genome shotgun sequence genomic region:
- the LOC106383141 gene encoding uncharacterized protein slr0889-like isoform X2: MATILSILGSSYQYLHRLQGLSSMVCQLRVSWVKDAKKQEQMWESQHEQAADKIYFMCSDLGGFFLKIAQLLAKPDMAPAAWVRKLVTLCDQAPATPFGAVQRVLEEELGQTIDEIFETFDEKPLGSASIAQVHKARVKGNKMDVVVKVQHPGIEKLMMTDIRNLQLFALYVQRTDIKFDLYSITKEMETQIGYEFDFKREANAMERIRHFLYENNKKSPVIVPRALRDTVTKKVLVMEYINGIPILSLGDEMARRGINPHGKIAEAAKQNILTSLSRAYGQMILKSGFFHADPHPGNILICDGPEVALLDYGQVKELSDNLRLGYANLVIDIADNNASRVAQSFRELGLHTVAKCENEQQELLRLAQTLFDTKMPAGQTVLQPFADDSSIKKIAVEAFPEELFSVLRTVVLLRGLSVGMGVNYSCAEQWRSMAEEALLASGRLTRDVKRTSRRRASIRSLRAGH, from the exons ATGGCAACGATCCTTTCAATTCTGGGTTCGAGCTACCAATATTTACACCGGTTACAAGGTCTCTCTTCGATG GTGTGCCAACTTCGAGTGAGTTGGGTGAAAGATGCGAAGAAACAGGAGCAAATGTGGGAGAGCCAACACGAGCAAGCCGCTGACAAAATCTACTTTATGTGTTCTGATCTTGGCGGATTCTTCCTTAAG ATTGCTCAACTTTTAGCAAAACCTGACATGGCTCCAGCTGCGTGGGTGAGAAAGCTTGTCACATTGTGTGATCAAGCTCCCGCAACGCCATTCGGTGCGGTTCAACGTGTTCTGGAGGAGGAGTTAGGTCAAACCATTGATGAAATCTTCGAAACATTTGATGAAAAGCCTCTTGGCTCCGCTTCTATTGCTCAG GTTCACAAAGCAAGAGTAAAGGGTAACAAGATGGATGTTGTTGTAAAG GTTCAACATCCTGGCATCGAGAAGCTGATGATGACAGATATAAGAAACTTGCAACTATTCGCCTTATACGTGCAGAGAACAGATATCAAATTTGACCTGTACTCTATAACAAAGGAAATGGAGACACAG ATTGGTTATGAATTTGACTTCAAAAGAGAGGCCAATGCAATGGAAAGAATTCGACATTTTCTATATGAGAACAACAAGAAGTCTCCTGTTATAGTTCCAAGGGCACTGCGAGATACGGTGACTAA GAAGGTGCTGGTGATGGAATACATAAATGGGATTCCGATCCTGAGCCTTGGTGATGAAATGGCTAGAAGAGGGATAAATCCTCATGGTAAGATTGCAGAGGCAGCAAAGCA GAATATACTTACCAGTTTATCCCGTGCATATGGCCAAATGATACTGAAAAGTGGTTTCTTTCATGCGGATCCACATCCTGGAAACATCTTGATTTGTGATGGTCCAGAG GTTGCACTGCTAGACTATGGGCAAGTGAAGGAACTCTCTGACAACTTGAGACTTGGTTATGCGAATTTGGTCATTGACATTGCTGATAACAATGCTTCACGAGTAGCACAGAGCTTTAG GGAACTTGGTTTGCATACGGTAGCCAAGTGTGAGAACGAGCAGCAAGAACTTCTACGTTTAGCACAAACACTTTTTGATACAAAGATGCCAGCTGGTCAGACAGTTTTGCAACCTTTCGCAGATGACTCCTCGATTAAAAAGATTGCTGTTGAG GCATTTCCGGAGGAACTGTTTTCTGTTCTACGTACTGTAGTACTGTTAAGAGGACTCAGTGTTGGGATGGGAGTTAACTATTCTTGTGCAGAACAGTGGAGATCAATGGCTGAAGAAGCTTTACTTGCATCTGGAAGATTGACAAGAG ATGTAAAACGAACTTCTCGGAGACGGGCCTCTATTCGAAGCCTGCGTGCAGGACACTAG
- the LOC106383141 gene encoding uncharacterized protein slr0889-like isoform X1, whose protein sequence is MNGFDFKEIQEKISHSFRPWQRSFQFWVRATNIYTGYKVCQLRVSWVKDAKKQEQMWESQHEQAADKIYFMCSDLGGFFLKIAQLLAKPDMAPAAWVRKLVTLCDQAPATPFGAVQRVLEEELGQTIDEIFETFDEKPLGSASIAQVHKARVKGNKMDVVVKVQHPGIEKLMMTDIRNLQLFALYVQRTDIKFDLYSITKEMETQIGYEFDFKREANAMERIRHFLYENNKKSPVIVPRALRDTVTKKVLVMEYINGIPILSLGDEMARRGINPHGKIAEAAKQNILTSLSRAYGQMILKSGFFHADPHPGNILICDGPEVALLDYGQVKELSDNLRLGYANLVIDIADNNASRVAQSFRELGLHTVAKCENEQQELLRLAQTLFDTKMPAGQTVLQPFADDSSIKKIAVEAFPEELFSVLRTVVLLRGLSVGMGVNYSCAEQWRSMAEEALLASGRLTRDVKRTSRRRASIRSLRAGH, encoded by the exons ATGAATGGGTTCGATTTCAAAGAGATTCAGGAGAAGATCTCCCACAGCTTTCGTCCATGGCAACGATCCTTTCAATTCTGGGTTCGAGCTACCAATATTTACACCGGTTACAAG GTGTGCCAACTTCGAGTGAGTTGGGTGAAAGATGCGAAGAAACAGGAGCAAATGTGGGAGAGCCAACACGAGCAAGCCGCTGACAAAATCTACTTTATGTGTTCTGATCTTGGCGGATTCTTCCTTAAG ATTGCTCAACTTTTAGCAAAACCTGACATGGCTCCAGCTGCGTGGGTGAGAAAGCTTGTCACATTGTGTGATCAAGCTCCCGCAACGCCATTCGGTGCGGTTCAACGTGTTCTGGAGGAGGAGTTAGGTCAAACCATTGATGAAATCTTCGAAACATTTGATGAAAAGCCTCTTGGCTCCGCTTCTATTGCTCAG GTTCACAAAGCAAGAGTAAAGGGTAACAAGATGGATGTTGTTGTAAAG GTTCAACATCCTGGCATCGAGAAGCTGATGATGACAGATATAAGAAACTTGCAACTATTCGCCTTATACGTGCAGAGAACAGATATCAAATTTGACCTGTACTCTATAACAAAGGAAATGGAGACACAG ATTGGTTATGAATTTGACTTCAAAAGAGAGGCCAATGCAATGGAAAGAATTCGACATTTTCTATATGAGAACAACAAGAAGTCTCCTGTTATAGTTCCAAGGGCACTGCGAGATACGGTGACTAA GAAGGTGCTGGTGATGGAATACATAAATGGGATTCCGATCCTGAGCCTTGGTGATGAAATGGCTAGAAGAGGGATAAATCCTCATGGTAAGATTGCAGAGGCAGCAAAGCA GAATATACTTACCAGTTTATCCCGTGCATATGGCCAAATGATACTGAAAAGTGGTTTCTTTCATGCGGATCCACATCCTGGAAACATCTTGATTTGTGATGGTCCAGAG GTTGCACTGCTAGACTATGGGCAAGTGAAGGAACTCTCTGACAACTTGAGACTTGGTTATGCGAATTTGGTCATTGACATTGCTGATAACAATGCTTCACGAGTAGCACAGAGCTTTAG GGAACTTGGTTTGCATACGGTAGCCAAGTGTGAGAACGAGCAGCAAGAACTTCTACGTTTAGCACAAACACTTTTTGATACAAAGATGCCAGCTGGTCAGACAGTTTTGCAACCTTTCGCAGATGACTCCTCGATTAAAAAGATTGCTGTTGAG GCATTTCCGGAGGAACTGTTTTCTGTTCTACGTACTGTAGTACTGTTAAGAGGACTCAGTGTTGGGATGGGAGTTAACTATTCTTGTGCAGAACAGTGGAGATCAATGGCTGAAGAAGCTTTACTTGCATCTGGAAGATTGACAAGAG ATGTAAAACGAACTTCTCGGAGACGGGCCTCTATTCGAAGCCTGCGTGCAGGACACTAG